The following are encoded in a window of Paenibacillus polymyxa genomic DNA:
- a CDS encoding 3-oxoacyl-[acyl-carrier-protein] synthase III C-terminal domain-containing protein, which yields MAPDRIQLYYSTFYLGVRQAVRAALSESGIHIAQIAVIFCTNLGLHVWSMLAQVLRVSLERFYNLTLSKDGHIHNTDILNNIDHAIHSGFLKEGDLYMTISVGFGGYYGCAIHRYSKKVNELCI from the coding sequence CTGGCTCCAGATCGTATTCAATTATATTACTCAACGTTTTATTTAGGGGTCAGACAGGCAGTAAGAGCAGCATTAAGCGAGTCCGGTATTCACATTGCTCAGATCGCCGTGATCTTTTGCACCAATTTGGGGCTACACGTATGGAGTATGCTGGCTCAAGTGCTGAGGGTGTCCCTGGAACGCTTCTACAATCTAACCCTCTCCAAGGACGGACATATTCATAACACCGATATCCTAAATAATATCGATCACGCTATCCATTCAGGTTTCTTGAAAGAAGGGGACTTGTATATGACGATTTCCGTTGGCTTTGGAGGCTATTACGGTTGTGCGATTCATCGGTATTCCAAGAAGGTGAACGAGCTATGTATTTGA
- a CDS encoding radical SAM protein — protein sequence MGGEPLYHSKFDQIANLLERDQRTTTICTNAILLEEKLDSLLKIGEGLVVLASLEGFEAENDAIRGRGTYKRWLVP from the coding sequence TTGGGCGGAGAGCCGTTGTACCATAGCAAGTTCGATCAGATTGCGAATCTGCTGGAACGCGATCAGCGAACGACGACGATTTGTACAAACGCGATTCTTCTGGAGGAAAAGTTAGATTCACTGCTTAAGATCGGTGAGGGACTTGTCGTACTAGCCAGTCTGGAGGGATTCGAGGCTGAGAACGACGCGATTAGGGGCAGAGGAACCTACAAAAGGTGGTTAGTGCCATAG
- a CDS encoding glycoside hydrolase family 32 protein, whose protein sequence is MILAAEKDQEICITGRHIGPNFIQHTPHDTQPDFGSMHWGHAVSEDLVHWEELPPAIPRGEDGAIFSGSAVVDKNNTSGFFSEEGSGLVAIYTNEGNVAQPGKPQVQSIAYSRDKGRTWIKYEGNPVLFPTKTLDFRDPKVFWYEESSMWVMVLAVRDRVDFYTSSNLKEWSFASDFGSDIPGIHREIFECPEVFKIQVDEDPNITKWVLLLSVGDRNGVNPNDSEPPAGGSGMMYFIGNFDGKVFTRDETLESFDTIKWIDYGSDFYAAVTWDGIPKEDGRKIWVGWMNNWRYASTLPSKEWRGHMSIPERFSLRHIRKEFA, encoded by the coding sequence ATGATATTAGCAGCAGAAAAGGATCAGGAAATCTGTATTACAGGGAGACATATAGGCCCCAATTTCATTCAACATACCCCACATGATACACAGCCTGACTTCGGCAGCATGCATTGGGGGCATGCGGTAAGTGAGGATTTGGTGCATTGGGAGGAACTTCCACCAGCCATCCCGCGGGGGGAAGACGGAGCGATCTTTTCGGGAAGTGCAGTGGTTGATAAGAACAACACAAGCGGTTTCTTCAGCGAAGAAGGATCAGGATTAGTTGCAATTTATACGAATGAGGGCAACGTGGCTCAGCCCGGCAAACCACAGGTGCAGAGCATCGCTTACAGCAGGGATAAAGGTCGAACTTGGATAAAATATGAAGGTAACCCTGTTTTGTTCCCAACGAAAACGCTAGACTTTCGTGATCCGAAGGTGTTTTGGTATGAAGAATCGTCAATGTGGGTTATGGTTCTTGCCGTAAGAGACCGCGTCGACTTTTACACGTCTTCGAATCTGAAGGAATGGTCTTTTGCAAGCGATTTCGGTTCCGATATTCCGGGTATCCATCGAGAGATATTTGAATGTCCTGAGGTATTTAAAATCCAAGTGGATGAGGATCCCAATATCACTAAGTGGGTTCTGTTGCTAAGTGTCGGGGATAGAAATGGTGTGAATCCAAACGATTCAGAACCACCAGCAGGCGGTTCTGGCATGATGTATTTTATAGGCAACTTTGACGGTAAGGTATTTACAAGGGATGAAACGTTGGAATCATTCGATACGATCAAATGGATAGATTACGGGTCTGACTTTTACGCGGCCGTGACATGGGATGGTATTCCGAAAGAAGACGGACGAAAGATCTGGGTCGGCTGGATGAACAACTGGCGTTATGCCTCTACCCTTCCTTCAAAGGAATGGCGTGGCCACATGTCAATCCCCGAGAGATTCAGCTTAAGACATATCCGGAAGGAATTCGCTTAA
- a CDS encoding GH32 C-terminal domain-containing protein, which yields MEFGFKVRSSSTQETTIGYDVLNEELFVDGTKSNAIDFHPDFAAKHQAPMKPERITLSIYVDWSSVEVFGNKGKTIVSDMIFPDLESRGLELYTLGGELKVVSLQINDLVSIWENETV from the coding sequence GTGGAATTCGGGTTCAAGGTGCGTTCCTCTTCTACTCAGGAGACAACCATCGGATATGATGTCTTGAATGAGGAGCTGTTTGTCGATGGGACGAAGTCAAACGCAATTGATTTCCATCCTGATTTTGCTGCAAAGCACCAAGCCCCCATGAAGCCAGAGCGGATAACCTTGAGCATTTACGTTGATTGGTCTAGTGTCGAGGTCTTCGGCAATAAAGGAAAAACAATCGTTTCAGACATGATTTTCCCGGACTTGGAAAGTAGAGGACTAGAACTCTATACCCTTGGCGGAGAACTAAAGGTCGTGTCGCTTCAAATCAATGATCTGGTAAGCATCTGGGAAAATGAGACGGTTTAG
- a CDS encoding acyl carrier protein: MFETLKNIIATVLEDDSLRETLTMESDLINDVELDSLQMITFILGVEDAFGWRSFTRTWTWLVCAQSVPSWHS; encoded by the coding sequence ATGTTTGAAACATTAAAAAATATCATTGCAACTGTGCTCGAGGATGACTCGCTTCGTGAAACTCTCACAATGGAGAGCGACCTGATTAACGACGTCGAGTTAGATTCCCTACAGATGATAACGTTTATTCTCGGAGTTGAAGATGCTTTTGGGTGGAGATCGTTTACGAGGACCTGGACTTGGCTTGTCTGCGCTCAATCGGTGCCTTCATGGCATTCCTAA
- a CDS encoding ABC-2 family transporter protein: MPMPIYSRFIQRIGVYLLPFLVITNFAPMMVMNQLTPALAVWGAIVPIVLLVIVRFVWSRAIRNYKCKRLKADNMTCICFVRHCLSMSYLSIGGASRLRQPPICALTASAH, translated from the coding sequence ATGCCAATGCCGATCTATTCACGTTTCATCCAACGAATCGGCGTGTATTTATTGCCTTTTCTCGTCATTACGAATTTTGCGCCTATGATGGTGATGAATCAGCTGACACCTGCTTTGGCGGTATGGGGCGCTATCGTACCAATTGTGCTCCTTGTAATCGTTCGCTTCGTTTGGAGTCGGGCAATACGTAATTATAAGTGCAAGCGGCTAAAGGCTGACAACATGACATGCATATGCTTCGTTCGGCATTGCCTTAGTATGTCCTATTTGTCCATCGGGGGCGCCTCGCGCCTTCGTCAACCGCCGATCTGCGCCCTCACCGCTTCGGCCCACTAA
- a CDS encoding methyltransferase domain-containing protein — translation MKTTWPLSGITLVCTECKSDLYEADNCLICETCGLEYAWKEGLASMLIDRPVAEKLAEGAAQKEAIIGMFDSINRSLEEKRLSRFSTFINWGYASDNELPGGPQGINHSSIQLLREIIGGLDVSGKDILEIGCGRGGNVSELCKNYGTGSVVGIDLTPSNIQFCQRNNRYEQAYYCIGDAEQLPVKTESCDIVLNIESSHLYPHIELFFTETYRVLKPGGTFLYADIMSASDVPRYEEQWQRLGFHTSLIRDITGNVLQSGDDALDTRLHALEGSLEGEDRVWEWLEAPGTQNHTDMVAGRRVFKIVHLVKMPPAPKESLAMVEGGAAVSNA, via the coding sequence ATGAAAACGACTTGGCCTTTGTCCGGTATTACCCTGGTATGCACTGAATGCAAGAGTGATCTTTATGAGGCGGACAACTGTTTGATCTGCGAGACCTGCGGCCTCGAATACGCCTGGAAAGAGGGCCTCGCAAGTATGTTAATTGACCGTCCTGTAGCGGAGAAGCTTGCCGAAGGCGCGGCGCAAAAGGAAGCGATCATCGGCATGTTTGACTCTATTAACCGGTCGCTTGAGGAGAAAAGACTGTCCAGATTTTCCACCTTTATTAACTGGGGTTATGCATCCGATAACGAACTACCGGGCGGCCCTCAAGGTATTAACCACAGCAGTATCCAGCTGCTTCGCGAAATTATTGGCGGCCTGGATGTTTCAGGCAAGGATATCCTGGAAATCGGTTGTGGACGGGGAGGCAACGTGAGCGAGCTATGCAAAAACTATGGGACCGGCAGCGTGGTCGGCATTGATCTGACACCGTCCAATATTCAATTTTGCCAAAGGAATAACCGATATGAGCAGGCTTACTATTGTATTGGCGACGCGGAGCAGCTGCCTGTTAAAACGGAAAGCTGCGACATTGTGCTGAACATCGAGTCCTCGCATTTGTACCCTCATATTGAGCTGTTCTTTACGGAGACCTACCGTGTATTAAAGCCAGGTGGGACATTTTTGTATGCGGATATTATGAGCGCTTCCGACGTGCCGCGCTATGAAGAGCAGTGGCAAAGACTAGGCTTTCACACCTCGTTGATCCGGGATATTACAGGCAATGTATTACAATCGGGAGACGATGCTCTGGATACCCGCCTGCATGCGCTTGAAGGCTCCTTAGAAGGGGAAGATCGAGTATGGGAATGGCTGGAGGCACCCGGCACGCAAAATCATACCGATATGGTCGCAGGTAGAAGAGTATTCAAAATTGTCCATTTGGTGAAGATGCCTCCGGCACCGAAGGAGAGCCTAGCCATGGTTGAAGGAGGAGCAGCGGTGAGTAATGCTTGA
- a CDS encoding nitronate monooxygenase encodes MKNRVTEILGIEKPILQGPMSWITNAEFVAAVSNAGGLGILGPNAGQATITTSPEESRTYAPRDS; translated from the coding sequence ATGAAAAATCGTGTAACAGAAATTCTTGGTATTGAAAAGCCCATTTTACAAGGACCTATGAGTTGGATTACGAATGCTGAATTTGTTGCTGCCGTGAGTAATGCGGGTGGTTTAGGGATTCTTGGTCCGAATGCCGGTCAAGCGACAATTACAACCTCTCCAGAGGAAAGCAGAACGTATGCGCCGCGAGATTCGTAA
- a CDS encoding amidase, which yields MCARTLKANTRNVIGNYCKWITVGIILTFTGCPIASAAPSPSSHSKTSEPASSLVTFQLQEATIAQMQEAMKSGALSSVELTALYLNRVYAYDSSGIRLNSIPILNPDVLKEAAQADQLRSQGIKTGPLQGIPYTVKDSYKVKGLTVASGSPAFKNLMAKDDAFTVEKIRKSGGVLIGKTNMPPMAAGGMQRGVYGRAESPYNPDYLAAAWYSGSSNGSGVSTAANLAAFGMGEETVSSGRSPASNNGLIAYTPSRGLISIRGNWPLFPIRDVVVPHTRTVEDMLRLLDVIVVEDKITKGDFWREQKAVRLPSVNSVRPKSYLELRDIQALKGKRIGVPKIYIGKDHETTTPIKFRPSIQALWEKAVKDLTALGAEVVEVDFPLQANSEKDRPTAKTPEERGLMPAKWAEKEFGLLNPYAAEEFLKSVGDPNFPSWANIDPATVFPNPPGSVDAKRGRDLGHYDVFIETIKKGVTPYEQIPQFQEGLRGLENVRKIDFEDWMKQNNLDFIAFPANSNIGKADSDVNETSYEEAWENGNYFSNTNFILREYGIPSVSVSMGAMKDTGMPVNLTMAGAAYSDNDLLRYAYSYEQATKNRPIAARTPALEDETFSYNPQTTLPPFKRKETGTPVLKLNASITDDVLALEGSVTDQSDIAQLKVYVNGIRVVITEDKANWSATLPTTKYKQDGASQADTLHILVLAKDIYGNTSAQVKSVTLPQR from the coding sequence ATGTGCGCACGAACGCTAAAAGCGAATACAAGGAATGTAATCGGTAACTATTGCAAATGGATCACAGTTGGTATCATTTTAACTTTCACGGGATGCCCGATTGCATCCGCCGCTCCCTCACCCTCATCCCATAGTAAAACTAGTGAACCCGCCTCTTCCCTAGTTACATTTCAATTGCAAGAGGCTACGATTGCTCAAATGCAGGAAGCGATGAAGTCAGGGGCACTGTCAAGTGTCGAGCTCACTGCTCTGTACCTTAACCGGGTATATGCCTATGATTCTAGTGGCATTCGACTGAATTCCATCCCTATTCTGAACCCCGACGTACTAAAAGAAGCTGCTCAAGCTGATCAACTAAGGTCACAAGGTATTAAGACTGGTCCTCTGCAAGGCATCCCCTACACGGTTAAAGACAGCTACAAGGTTAAGGGACTCACTGTCGCTTCTGGATCTCCGGCTTTCAAAAACCTGATGGCAAAGGACGATGCCTTTACAGTAGAAAAGATACGCAAATCCGGTGGGGTGCTCATTGGTAAAACCAATATGCCGCCAATGGCAGCAGGGGGAATGCAAAGAGGCGTTTATGGCCGTGCTGAAAGTCCGTACAACCCAGATTATTTGGCTGCAGCCTGGTACTCTGGCTCCTCTAACGGATCTGGCGTATCAACAGCCGCCAACCTCGCTGCCTTCGGTATGGGGGAAGAAACGGTATCCTCTGGAAGATCACCGGCATCTAACAATGGTTTAATTGCCTACACGCCATCGCGGGGCCTAATCTCCATTCGGGGGAATTGGCCGCTCTTCCCTATACGTGATGTCGTTGTCCCACATACGAGGACTGTCGAGGACATGCTCCGCTTGCTTGACGTGATCGTTGTAGAAGATAAGATCACCAAGGGCGATTTCTGGCGAGAGCAGAAAGCCGTTCGGCTCCCTTCTGTCAACAGTGTCCGTCCCAAATCCTATTTAGAGCTGCGAGACATTCAAGCTTTGAAAGGCAAACGCATTGGCGTTCCGAAAATTTATATCGGTAAGGACCATGAAACCACAACTCCGATCAAATTCAGACCTTCGATACAGGCATTATGGGAAAAAGCTGTTAAGGATTTAACTGCTCTTGGAGCTGAGGTTGTGGAAGTTGACTTCCCCTTGCAGGCGAATAGCGAGAAGGACCGGCCAACAGCGAAAACACCTGAAGAGCGTGGTTTGATGCCGGCAAAGTGGGCTGAAAAGGAATTTGGGTTGCTTAATCCTTATGCAGCTGAGGAATTCCTTAAAAGTGTGGGCGATCCAAATTTCCCGTCATGGGCAAATATCGACCCTGCAACCGTCTTCCCGAATCCGCCCGGTTCGGTAGATGCCAAACGTGGCAGAGACCTTGGCCACTATGACGTATTCATTGAAACCATAAAGAAAGGCGTCACCCCTTACGAACAAATTCCTCAGTTTCAGGAAGGTCTGAGGGGGCTTGAAAATGTACGAAAGATTGATTTTGAAGATTGGATGAAGCAAAACAACCTTGATTTTATTGCATTCCCGGCAAATTCGAATATCGGCAAAGCTGACTCCGATGTGAATGAAACGTCCTACGAGGAGGCTTGGGAGAATGGCAACTATTTCTCCAATACGAATTTCATTCTACGCGAGTACGGGATCCCAAGTGTGTCTGTGAGTATGGGCGCTATGAAGGATACCGGTATGCCCGTTAATCTGACGATGGCAGGTGCCGCATACAGCGATAATGACCTGCTTCGTTACGCTTATTCCTATGAGCAGGCGACCAAAAACCGTCCTATTGCAGCACGTACGCCAGCGCTTGAGGATGAAACCTTTTCCTATAACCCGCAAACCACTCTCCCACCCTTTAAACGCAAGGAAACAGGAACCCCTGTACTTAAGTTGAATGCTTCGATCACGGATGATGTTCTCGCTTTGGAAGGTTCAGTCACAGATCAAAGTGATATCGCGCAGCTTAAAGTTTATGTCAATGGCATTCGTGTCGTTATTACAGAAGATAAAGCCAATTGGTCAGCAACGCTTCCAACTACTAAATACAAACAGGATGGTGCCTCCCAAGCTGATACGCTGCATATTCTCGTGCTGGCCAAGGATATTTACGGAAATACCTCTGCTCAAGTCAAGTCTGTCACTTTACCCCAACGATAA
- a CDS encoding nitronate monooxygenase, with protein sequence MGAEGVFLGSRFIPTVENPAAQSVKQMIVDSSAADLLLYRTLPAYYRSLPTPFAEKLVAMDNQGASREEIAKVGVVQV encoded by the coding sequence TTGGGGGCAGAAGGTGTCTTTTTAGGAAGCCGTTTTATTCCTACTGTTGAAAACCCCGCAGCACAATCAGTAAAGCAAATGATAGTGGATTCATCTGCAGCAGATTTGTTGTTGTACCGTACTTTACCAGCTTACTATCGTTCGTTGCCTACACCGTTTGCTGAAAAATTGGTGGCTATGGATAACCAGGGCGCATCTCGTGAAGAAATTGCTAAGGTTGGGGTAGTTCAAGTGTAA
- a CDS encoding acyl carrier protein: MNSMQMITFVVELETEFGLELPDELVGNMAGSHLTLGDLADLIKSYQERL; this comes from the coding sequence ATGAATTCTATGCAGATGATTACATTCGTCGTGGAGCTCGAAACCGAATTCGGTCTAGAGCTCCCGGACGAACTGGTAGGTAACATGGCAGGCAGTCATCTAACCCTTGGCGACTTGGCTGATCTTATTAAAAGTTACCAGGAACGCTTATAG
- a CDS encoding ABC-2 family transporter protein, with protein sequence MRGWLGTLRNYLMIYFLFIKNCFIAQMEYRRTHTRIAVEIAYLFAKLLYVVVVYETDLHIGSITPDGILMFVGTYTIMTGLYSGLFFPNFVRVSEYIRSGTLDLLMVKPISLQFLVSLRYIDLGMPIRISSRVERWLISWNALNIPVTAWSLFSFLFYLGTALIITYCLMFIQPCYPSGLLIREGWREFSIPFGRQ encoded by the coding sequence GTGAGAGGATGGCTGGGAACGCTTCGCAACTACCTAATGATTTACTTTTTGTTCATTAAGAACTGTTTTATTGCTCAAATGGAATACAGACGAACTCATACTCGGATTGCTGTGGAAATCGCATACTTGTTTGCCAAGCTGCTTTACGTCGTAGTAGTCTATGAGACGGACTTGCATATCGGATCGATCACGCCTGATGGTATCTTGATGTTTGTCGGCACATACACGATTATGACCGGTCTTTATTCCGGGCTCTTTTTCCCTAATTTCGTCAGGGTATCCGAGTATATACGCAGCGGGACGTTGGATCTACTCATGGTTAAGCCAATTTCACTACAGTTTTTGGTTTCGCTTCGATACATCGATCTTGGGATGCCAATCCGAATTTCATCGCGGGTGGAACGATGGTTGATCAGTTGGAATGCATTAAATATCCCGGTAACGGCATGGAGTTTATTCTCATTTTTGTTTTACTTGGGGACAGCGTTGATCATTACTTACTGTCTCATGTTCATCCAGCCTTGTTATCCTTCTGGCTTGTTAATACGGGAGGGCTGGCGGGAATTTTCTATTCCATTTGGACGCCAATAA
- a CDS encoding monooxygenase family protein, producing MQKGRYKAEIDGESIVFIIGMRVNRLWAINKWLPVSKAMGPIRELYMNKDLGFLGIGWRGEPVQQQHVDVRPPSSEVGAVHAYVIKDKKEVYQALKRFWPKAHRAIKDMRPIYGEVSPVNIV from the coding sequence ATTCAGAAGGGAAGATATAAGGCCGAGATCGATGGGGAGTCTATCGTATTTATTATTGGCATGCGAGTAAATCGTCTGTGGGCGATAAATAAGTGGTTACCTGTTTCCAAAGCAATGGGGCCGATTAGAGAACTATACATGAACAAAGATCTGGGGTTTCTCGGGATTGGCTGGCGAGGTGAACCAGTACAACAGCAGCACGTTGATGTCCGCCCACCATCATCTGAAGTAGGAGCAGTTCATGCATATGTTATCAAGGACAAAAAGGAAGTCTATCAAGCGCTGAAGAGGTTTTGGCCAAAAGCACACCGTGCAATAAAAGACATGCGCCCTATCTACGGAGAAGTAAGCCCCGTAAATATTGTCTAG
- a CDS encoding PIG-L deacetylase family protein — translation MNNHCLFVSAHLDDAIISCGDYIDLLVRAGYHVTIATVFTGTGTDLSLLARILHKKFGLSSDVMKVRREEDISACDLLDVDTIHLNMQECIYRKDRSGAPSYEKLDDLFRSDYETELDVISEATKVLLTRLCLTDYDHIYIPLAIGRHVDHGIVRVAAEQAVRSISDLEVSARLIYYEDLPYLNYGQDIKWEIDLARNLHPVYISLPKCSLKQKTAAILEYRSQIRLLWHSDGRCLDK, via the coding sequence TTGAATAACCACTGTCTGTTTGTCTCCGCCCATCTGGACGATGCTATTATTTCTTGCGGCGATTATATCGATTTGCTTGTTCGTGCTGGCTATCATGTGACCATAGCAACTGTTTTCACTGGTACTGGCACAGATCTATCCCTACTTGCTCGCATCCTGCACAAAAAGTTCGGACTAAGCTCCGACGTGATGAAGGTACGGCGAGAAGAGGACATTAGTGCATGTGATCTTCTCGATGTGGACACGATTCATCTGAACATGCAGGAATGTATCTATCGTAAAGATCGCAGCGGTGCCCCCTCATATGAAAAGCTGGACGATCTGTTCCGTAGTGACTACGAGACCGAGCTGGACGTGATTTCTGAGGCAACAAAAGTTCTTTTGACACGACTCTGTCTTACAGACTACGATCATATTTATATTCCGCTTGCAATCGGAAGACATGTGGATCACGGTATCGTGCGGGTTGCGGCCGAACAGGCTGTACGAAGTATTAGTGATCTGGAAGTCTCTGCCCGTTTGATTTACTACGAAGATCTACCGTATTTAAACTATGGTCAAGATATAAAATGGGAAATTGACCTAGCTCGGAATCTACATCCAGTCTACATTTCACTTCCCAAGTGCAGTTTGAAACAGAAGACTGCGGCCATCCTGGAATACCGCTCCCAGATCCGTCTATTATGGCACTCCGATGGGAGATGCTTAGACAAGTGA
- a CDS encoding IS110 family transposase, which translates to MPSKLKEASGVEPVVVFKATEHYHRGLAGYLKRSGWIHYIINPLQAKRSKGTQLRKVKTDAADAWHIAEMYYRGDVKAHREWEESYSELQHLTRQHEFVTAMYVQAKLNS; encoded by the coding sequence GTGCCTAGCAAACTGAAAGAGGCAAGTGGTGTGGAGCCTGTCGTTGTCTTCAAGGCAACCGAACATTACCATCGAGGTTTGGCAGGATATCTGAAACGTAGCGGATGGATTCACTACATCATCAATCCTTTGCAAGCGAAACGATCCAAAGGCACACAACTTCGAAAAGTGAAAACCGATGCAGCAGATGCTTGGCATATTGCCGAGATGTATTACCGTGGGGATGTTAAAGCGCATCGCGAGTGGGAAGAGTCCTACAGTGAGCTTCAGCACTTGACCAGGCAGCATGAGTTTGTGACCGCTATGTACGTGCAGGCGAAGCTAAACAGCTAG